In Bacteroidota bacterium, one DNA window encodes the following:
- a CDS encoding OmpA family protein — MKQRILTTLLAIVAGLTISTARTNAQSTAGRVSFGFDYEANKLYGNFRDNQFWMSGDLFLRYNILDWLSLHVAYNGGQMRMKLNDDVLQNPSYQDYFGPSTSKVYLIPGTGTGSDINREEKNKIRHGGFQIMPSINFFPLQRFVPYVIGGIEIFNFEARNLDQDRALPYQTAVGYSKNTIGWVFGLGYELYVNEDLVFNGKGLMHIPNTDYLDDYSQAAYDEFDKKLHNPGYQLPDLKSPSTSSDVFLTFGVGFSYYIYGDQDVDKDGLTDKAEKEIYHTDPNNPDTDGDGIPDGEEVKKYHTDPTKADTDGDGISDYDEIYKYKTDPLNADTDGDGLSDGQEIKVYNTDPLNADTDGDGLKDGEEVNTYKTDPAKADTDGDGLSDGDEVKKYSTSPIKMDSDGDGLSDGDEVTKYHTDPAKADSDDDGLSDGQELNQYHTDPMNPDTDKDGLKDGDEVNKYFTDPLKADTDGDGLSDGDEVNQYHTDPKRTDTDGDGLSDADEINTYHTDPLKIDTDGDGLTDSEEISTYHTDPLKADSDADGLNDGDEVKVYHTDPIKRDSDGDGLSDGDEVKTYKTDPTKKDTDNDGLSDFDEVTRTKTNPLNPDSDGDGFKDGVDKCPLLAGVAPDGCPPKAPVNTVTNFPGILFIVNTDNFDMSGGGTLETLNKIKALVEQCDSIQVEIEGHASSEGEAKRNQELSDMRAAAVKKWLIDQGVNPYHITRTIGYGSSRPVIPEPKLSKRVTAKMVEAARHQNRRIAVRVVKPCE, encoded by the coding sequence ATGAAACAGCGTATCCTGACCACCCTGCTGGCAATCGTTGCCGGACTGACGATCTCGACAGCCCGCACGAACGCGCAAAGCACCGCCGGACGAGTCTCGTTCGGTTTTGATTATGAGGCGAACAAACTCTATGGAAATTTCCGCGACAACCAGTTTTGGATGTCCGGCGATCTCTTTTTGCGGTATAATATCCTGGATTGGCTATCTCTGCATGTGGCGTATAATGGCGGCCAGATGCGAATGAAGCTCAATGACGACGTGCTCCAGAACCCGAGCTATCAGGATTATTTCGGGCCGTCCACCTCAAAAGTCTATCTCATCCCCGGCACCGGGACGGGATCCGATATTAATCGCGAAGAGAAAAACAAAATACGGCATGGCGGCTTTCAGATCATGCCGAGTATTAATTTCTTTCCCTTGCAGCGATTCGTCCCCTATGTGATCGGAGGTATCGAGATCTTCAACTTTGAGGCCCGCAATTTGGACCAGGACCGTGCACTTCCCTATCAGACGGCAGTCGGATACTCGAAGAATACGATCGGCTGGGTGTTTGGCCTCGGTTACGAACTCTATGTCAACGAGGATCTCGTCTTCAACGGCAAGGGACTCATGCATATTCCGAATACCGATTATCTTGACGACTATTCGCAAGCGGCGTATGATGAGTTCGACAAGAAGCTGCACAACCCCGGTTACCAGCTTCCCGACCTGAAGTCGCCATCTACTTCTTCGGACGTCTTCCTCACGTTCGGCGTCGGATTTAGCTATTATATCTATGGCGACCAGGATGTCGATAAAGACGGGTTGACCGATAAGGCCGAAAAAGAAATCTATCACACCGATCCGAATAATCCGGATACCGATGGCGATGGCATCCCGGATGGCGAAGAGGTGAAAAAATATCACACCGATCCGACCAAGGCCGATACCGATGGCGATGGGATTTCGGATTACGACGAGATTTATAAATACAAAACCGACCCGCTCAATGCCGACACCGATGGCGACGGCCTCTCCGACGGACAAGAAATCAAGGTGTATAATACCGATCCGCTCAATGCCGATACCGATGGTGACGGCCTGAAGGATGGCGAAGAGGTTAATACCTACAAGACCGATCCGGCAAAAGCGGATACGGACGGTGACGGTCTCAGCGATGGTGATGAGGTAAAGAAATACTCAACCTCTCCGATCAAGATGGATAGCGACGGCGACGGCCTCAGCGATGGCGACGAAGTCACGAAGTATCATACCGATCCCGCAAAAGCGGATTCGGATGATGACGGATTGTCGGATGGCCAGGAGCTCAATCAGTACCATACCGATCCGATGAATCCCGATACTGATAAAGACGGCCTCAAGGACGGTGACGAAGTCAACAAGTACTTCACTGACCCGCTCAAAGCAGACACCGATGGCGACGGCCTCAGCGATGGTGACGAAGTCAACCAATATCATACCGACCCGAAGAGGACCGATACCGATGGCGACGGTCTCTCGGATGCCGACGAGATCAATACCTACCATACCGATCCGTTAAAGATCGACACCGACGGTGATGGGCTCACCGACAGCGAGGAGATCAGCACCTACCACACCGACCCGCTCAAGGCCGACTCGGATGCCGATGGCCTGAATGACGGAGACGAAGTGAAGGTCTATCACACCGACCCGATAAAACGTGATTCCGACGGTGACGGATTGAGCGACGGCGACGAGGTCAAGACGTACAAGACCGACCCGACGAAGAAAGATACCGATAATGACGGACTCAGCGACTTCGACGAAGTCACCCGTACCAAGACGAACCCGCTCAATCCGGATTCCGACGGCGACGGATTCAAAGACGGCGTCGATAAGTGCCCGTTGCTTGCCGGTGTTGCACCCGACGGCTGCCCGCCGAAGGCACCGGTGAATACGGTGACCAACTTCCCTGGTATTCTCTTCATCGTCAATACCGATAACTTCGATATGAGTGGCGGCGGTACGCTCGAGACACTTAACAAGATCAAAGCGCTTGTCGAACAATGCGACAGCATTCAGGTCGAAATCGAAGGCCATGCGTCAAGCGAAGGCGAAGCAAAACGCAACCAGGAGCTCTCGGATATGCGAGCTGCTGCGGTCAAGAAATGGCTCATCGATCAGGGCGTGAACCCCTATCATATCACACGGACGATCGGGTACGGTTCGAGCCGCCCGGTTATTCCGGAGCCGAAGCTGAGCAAGAGGGTAACGGCGAAGATGGTCGAGGCTGCACGCCACCAGAACCGCCGCATCGCGGTGCGCGTCGTGAAGCCGTGCGAATAG
- the nuoF gene encoding NADH-quinone oxidoreductase subunit NuoF has product MSDTQRLILPNIPNLHEIDVYVKNGGYGDSMRKAFSMTPDAVTDEVKRSGLRGRGGAAFPTGLKWTFMPKGPDKKRFLLINGDESEPGSFKDRQIFEFNPHQMIEGMLLAAYAMQVRHAYVYIRGEYGHWIKMVQKAVDDAYARGFIGPKMLETFKPTGEGVPYSVDITVHKGAGAYIVGEESALMNSLEGQRGYPRVKPPFPANFGLWGNPTTINNVETIANIPAIIRIGAEAYSQIGEAKHPGTLLLGVSGHVNRPGIYEVPSGTLLTDMIYKYAQGVPNDKKIKMVIPGGSSMPPLRGDQLEGVKMDAESLKAVGSSIGTGGIMVMDEDTDIPSVLQRISKFYHHESCGQCTPCREGTGWLEKILKRVNAGQASQADIQLLEDVAKNIEGRTICALGEAAAWPVKFTVQRFPEEFAKKVSATREHLAPNKVHSLRQGGLEPVQINVPLIERN; this is encoded by the coding sequence ATGTCAGATACTCAACGATTGATCCTGCCGAATATCCCAAACCTGCACGAGATTGACGTGTATGTCAAGAATGGCGGGTATGGCGACTCGATGCGCAAAGCATTCTCGATGACACCGGACGCGGTGACAGACGAGGTAAAGCGTTCCGGCCTGCGTGGCCGCGGTGGCGCTGCATTCCCGACCGGCCTGAAATGGACCTTTATGCCGAAGGGGCCCGATAAAAAACGGTTTCTGCTGATCAACGGTGACGAATCGGAGCCGGGTTCGTTCAAGGACCGACAGATCTTCGAGTTCAATCCGCACCAGATGATCGAAGGCATGCTGCTTGCAGCATACGCAATGCAGGTGCGCCATGCATATGTCTATATCCGTGGCGAATACGGCCATTGGATCAAGATGGTTCAGAAGGCTGTAGACGATGCTTATGCTCGTGGCTTCATCGGGCCAAAGATGCTCGAGACGTTCAAACCGACGGGTGAGGGTGTTCCGTATTCCGTGGATATCACAGTGCACAAGGGGGCGGGTGCGTATATCGTCGGCGAAGAGTCTGCGCTCATGAACTCGCTCGAAGGTCAGCGCGGCTACCCACGCGTGAAGCCGCCGTTCCCGGCAAACTTCGGCCTGTGGGGCAATCCGACGACCATCAACAATGTAGAAACAATCGCGAATATCCCGGCCATCATCAGGATCGGCGCCGAAGCATATTCCCAGATCGGCGAGGCAAAACACCCGGGGACGCTGCTGCTCGGAGTGAGCGGGCATGTCAACCGTCCGGGCATTTACGAAGTACCCAGTGGTACGCTCCTCACCGATATGATCTATAAGTATGCGCAAGGCGTACCGAATGACAAAAAAATTAAGATGGTGATCCCCGGCGGTTCGTCGATGCCGCCGCTTCGTGGCGATCAACTCGAAGGTGTAAAGATGGATGCCGAAAGCCTGAAGGCTGTCGGTTCGTCGATCGGGACCGGTGGCATCATGGTTATGGACGAGGACACCGACATCCCGAGCGTGCTACAGCGTATCTCGAAATTTTATCACCACGAATCCTGCGGACAGTGTACACCCTGCCGCGAAGGAACGGGCTGGCTTGAAAAGATCCTCAAACGAGTCAACGCAGGCCAAGCATCGCAGGCGGATATTCAGTTACTCGAAGATGTCGCCAAGAACATCGAGGGTCGAACCATCTGCGCACTTGGCGAGGCTGCCGCCTGGCCGGTGAAGTTTACGGTACAGCGCTTCCCCGAAGAGTTCGCAAAGAAGGTAAGTGCTACGCGCGAACATCTCGCACCCAACAAAGTACATTCGCTCCGTCAGGGCGGACTCGAACCGGTACAGATCAACGTGCCGCTGATCGAGCGTAACTGA
- the nuoE gene encoding NADH-quinone oxidoreductase subunit NuoE: MLTEQDISELRALKSRYEKPQAILLPVLWRIQERNGWIDDAGMNLAAELAECTKAHVLGVVSFYTMFFEKPMGRHHIQVCTNVSCMLRGGNAVYEKVKDCLHIGHMERTPDGVFSLEEVECMGACGGAPMIAVGDTFFEKISADDAVSIIETIRTSGNVPAPKRFAQLPDLTREAI, encoded by the coding sequence ATGCTGACAGAACAAGATATTTCCGAGCTTCGGGCGCTCAAATCGCGCTACGAAAAACCACAGGCGATTCTGCTGCCCGTCCTATGGCGCATTCAAGAGCGCAACGGCTGGATCGACGATGCGGGGATGAATCTCGCCGCCGAACTTGCCGAATGCACGAAGGCGCACGTTCTCGGCGTCGTGAGCTTCTACACGATGTTCTTCGAGAAGCCGATGGGCCGCCACCATATTCAGGTGTGCACGAATGTAAGCTGCATGCTTCGCGGCGGGAACGCGGTGTACGAGAAGGTGAAGGACTGCCTGCACATCGGCCACATGGAACGAACGCCCGACGGCGTGTTCTCACTTGAGGAAGTCGAGTGTATGGGGGCTTGCGGCGGCGCACCGATGATTGCTGTCGGCGATACCTTCTTCGAGAAGATATCAGCGGACGATGCTGTCTCGATCATCGAAACGATCCGCACGAGCGGGAATGTCCCCGCACCGAAGCGTTTTGCGCAGTTACCTGATCTCACCCGGGAAGCAATTTAA
- a CDS encoding adenine phosphoribosyltransferase, which translates to MTLKDYIRDIPNFPTTGITYRDISPVLQDPLVFRHAIDSLLLKVRDMKIDRIVGIESKGLIFAAPLSLQLGIGMSVARKRTGDHPLDVVGIDYALQMGTHRIEMMRDAVKKGENILIVDDLLATGVTARATADLVQQLGGNVVAFAFLAEINYYDGAANLTDIAPVLHVYDC; encoded by the coding sequence ATGACTCTTAAGGATTACATCCGCGATATCCCCAATTTCCCTACAACCGGCATCACGTACCGCGATATTTCCCCTGTGTTGCAGGACCCGCTCGTCTTTCGTCATGCGATCGATTCGTTGTTGTTAAAAGTTCGCGACATGAAGATCGACCGTATTGTCGGTATCGAATCGAAAGGTCTGATCTTCGCCGCTCCGCTGTCGTTGCAACTCGGTATCGGCATGAGTGTCGCACGAAAGCGCACAGGCGATCATCCGCTCGACGTCGTCGGAATCGATTATGCGCTACAAATGGGTACCCACCGCATCGAAATGATGCGCGATGCAGTCAAGAAAGGTGAAAATATCCTGATCGTCGACGATCTCCTCGCGACCGGAGTCACCGCACGGGCAACTGCCGACCTCGTCCAGCAACTTGGCGGCAATGTTGTAGCCTTCGCGTTCCTTGCGGAAATCAACTACTACGATGGAGCGGCGAATCTGACGGATATTGCGCCGGTGCTTCACGTGTACGACTGTTAA
- a CDS encoding OmpA family protein: protein MKRVIVCLAVLVAVSSFPTATFAQSAAGRVAFGLDYEANKLYGNFRDNQFWMSGDLFFRWNILDWLSLHAAYNAGQLRMRVNDDNLNTYADYFGQKGAAYYPIPGTTTNSEIARETYSKIRHSGFQLMLSTNLFPTETFVPYVIGGIEALNFEPRNLDQDKALPYLAAVDYSRNTFGEVVGIGYELYISENLVFSGKGLVHFTNTDYLDDFSQEAYDEFHKQLTSGGSYKANPPRTPSTTQDVFLTFGVGFSYYIAGSLDADKDGLSDRAEREVYHTDPYNPDTDGDGLSDGDEVFTYHTDPTKADTDGDGLSDSDELMRYHTNPTTADTDDDGLTDGQEVKVYHTNALKPDTDGDLLPDGDEINKFKTDPLKVDTDGDGLNDGDEVHRYGTDPTKTDSDGDGLGDGDEVLKYHTNPAKMDTDDDGLSDRDEIIEYRTDPTRADTDGDGLSDYDEINKTKTDPLKPDTDGDGFNDGVDKCPLTPGVAPDGCPPKQAANTVTNFPGILFIVNTDHFDLSQPATLENLYKIRELVNQCPDIKVVIEGHASSEGKEDRNKVLSEARAESVRKWLTDQGVDSTRIAGIEGFGSSKPIIPEPKGHKNVSKQMLEKARAQNRRIAIRVVQPCK from the coding sequence ATGAAACGGGTCATTGTTTGTTTGGCGGTATTGGTTGCAGTCTCGAGCTTTCCCACAGCAACATTTGCGCAGAGCGCAGCAGGGCGCGTCGCATTCGGTCTGGACTACGAAGCGAACAAACTCTACGGAAATTTCCGCGATAATCAGTTCTGGATGTCCGGTGATCTCTTCTTCCGGTGGAATATCCTCGATTGGCTTTCGCTGCATGCCGCCTATAATGCCGGCCAGTTGCGAATGCGGGTTAACGACGACAACCTAAACACATACGCCGACTATTTCGGACAAAAAGGAGCGGCCTACTATCCGATTCCCGGAACAACCACGAATTCCGAGATCGCGCGCGAAACATATAGTAAAATCCGCCATAGCGGATTTCAACTGATGCTCAGCACGAACCTCTTCCCCACAGAGACCTTCGTCCCATACGTCATCGGTGGCATCGAGGCGCTGAACTTCGAGCCTCGAAATCTCGATCAGGACAAAGCGCTTCCCTACCTTGCCGCCGTCGATTATTCGCGTAATACCTTCGGCGAAGTCGTTGGGATCGGCTACGAACTCTATATTAGTGAGAATTTAGTATTCAGCGGCAAAGGGCTGGTCCACTTCACGAATACGGATTATCTCGACGACTTCTCGCAAGAAGCCTACGACGAATTCCATAAGCAACTCACATCGGGCGGATCGTACAAGGCAAATCCTCCTCGGACTCCCTCGACCACACAAGATGTGTTCTTGACCTTCGGTGTCGGCTTTAGCTATTATATCGCCGGAAGTCTCGATGCCGATAAAGATGGCCTCAGCGACCGTGCCGAACGCGAGGTATATCATACCGATCCCTATAACCCGGACACAGACGGCGATGGGCTCAGTGACGGCGATGAGGTCTTTACCTATCATACCGACCCCACAAAAGCAGACACCGATGGCGACGGCTTGTCGGACTCCGACGAACTAATGCGCTACCACACCAACCCTACGACCGCAGATACCGACGATGACGGGTTGACCGATGGCCAGGAGGTGAAGGTCTATCATACCAATGCACTCAAACCGGACACCGATGGCGATCTGCTACCGGATGGCGACGAGATCAACAAATTCAAGACCGATCCTCTGAAAGTCGATACCGACGGTGACGGTCTGAATGACGGCGACGAAGTTCATCGCTATGGGACGGATCCGACGAAGACCGACAGCGATGGCGATGGGTTAGGCGACGGCGATGAAGTATTGAAATATCATACGAATCCGGCAAAGATGGACACAGACGATGACGGACTCTCGGACCGCGACGAGATTATTGAATACCGTACCGATCCCACACGAGCAGACACCGACGGTGACGGGCTCAGTGACTATGATGAGATCAATAAGACCAAAACAGACCCACTGAAGCCGGATACCGACGGCGACGGATTCAACGATGGCGTCGATAAATGTCCGCTAACACCCGGCGTGGCTCCGGACGGCTGCCCGCCGAAACAAGCGGCAAATACGGTCACCAACTTCCCTGGCATACTCTTTATCGTCAACACCGACCACTTCGACCTCTCGCAGCCGGCGACACTCGAGAATCTCTATAAGATCCGCGAGCTCGTTAACCAATGTCCCGACATCAAAGTAGTAATCGAAGGACATGCTTCGAGCGAAGGAAAAGAAGACCGTAATAAAGTCCTCTCCGAAGCACGCGCAGAAAGCGTACGCAAATGGCTGACCGATCAGGGAGTCGACTCGACGCGCATTGCCGGAATCGAAGGATTCGGTTCGTCGAAGCCTATTATTCCCGAGCCGAAAGGACACAAGAATGTATCGAAGCAGATGCTAGAGAAAGCACGAGCACAGAACAGAAGGATCGCAATACGCGTCGTTCAACCCTGCAAGTAG
- a CDS encoding succinate dehydrogenase flavoprotein subunit — protein sequence MIHTFDVVIVGAGGAGLRAAVEVPAGYSCAVLTKVHPLRSHTGAAQGGVCAALGNLEEDTPEWHAFDTVKGSDYLGDQDAIEVMCNDAPRAIIELEHMGMPFSRTAEGKIAQRPFGGHTRPIDKADLDSKRIPVKRACYSADRTGHVMLHTLYENCVKNEVNFFSEYFVTELLYENGVCSGVVAIEIISGEVHIFHAKAVMFATGGAGRVWRITSNAHVGTGDGFILPYQKGLPLEDMEFMQFHPTGLWKLGILVSEAARGEGGILRNKDGERFMERYAPTVKDLAPRDMVSRAIIQEIREGRGIKGSDGTSYVDLDLTHLDPKIINEKLPEITGFARTYLGVEPTKEGVPIQPTAHYTMGGIPTDIDGRVLQNHNGDIVRGFYAAGECACVSVHGANRLGTNSLLDLIVFGRRGGKAIVEFLKTAEHAPLPKDAGQYTRAIVADIKSRTSGENGASIRTEMQESMMEDVGIFRDDKGLKRTLSKLDELQERFKRIKIDDKGMQFNTDVLEAIELGNLLETAKIVTACAENRKESRGGHAREDFPDRDDVNYLKHTMAYRGADGSVKIDYKPVVITKYQPKKRVY from the coding sequence ATGATTCATACGTTCGATGTTGTGATCGTTGGAGCAGGCGGAGCAGGTCTTCGCGCTGCTGTCGAAGTCCCGGCCGGGTATTCTTGCGCCGTACTCACCAAAGTCCATCCGCTGCGTTCGCATACGGGGGCTGCTCAGGGCGGCGTCTGTGCCGCGCTTGGCAATCTCGAAGAGGACACGCCGGAATGGCATGCGTTCGATACCGTCAAAGGGTCGGATTATCTCGGCGACCAAGATGCGATCGAGGTGATGTGCAACGACGCACCCCGTGCCATTATCGAGCTCGAACACATGGGCATGCCGTTTTCCCGCACGGCAGAAGGGAAGATCGCGCAACGTCCGTTTGGCGGTCATACGCGCCCGATCGACAAAGCCGACCTCGACTCGAAGCGCATTCCCGTCAAGCGAGCCTGCTATTCCGCAGATCGTACCGGCCATGTCATGCTGCATACGCTGTACGAGAACTGCGTCAAGAACGAAGTCAATTTCTTCTCGGAGTATTTCGTAACCGAATTGCTCTACGAGAATGGCGTCTGTTCCGGTGTCGTCGCGATCGAAATTATCAGCGGCGAAGTCCATATCTTCCATGCCAAGGCTGTGATGTTCGCAACCGGCGGCGCTGGTCGTGTGTGGCGTATCACCTCGAACGCACACGTCGGTACCGGCGATGGATTTATTCTCCCGTATCAGAAGGGCTTGCCGCTTGAGGATATGGAATTCATGCAATTCCATCCGACCGGGCTTTGGAAGCTCGGAATTCTCGTTAGTGAAGCCGCTCGAGGCGAAGGCGGCATCCTACGCAACAAGGACGGCGAGCGCTTCATGGAGCGCTATGCGCCAACGGTGAAAGATCTGGCACCCCGCGACATGGTATCGCGCGCGATCATCCAGGAGATTCGTGAAGGCCGCGGCATCAAGGGATCCGACGGCACATCGTATGTCGATCTCGATCTGACCCACTTGGATCCGAAGATCATCAACGAAAAACTTCCGGAGATAACAGGCTTTGCCCGCACATATCTCGGCGTTGAACCGACCAAGGAAGGTGTGCCGATCCAGCCGACGGCCCACTACACGATGGGTGGTATCCCGACCGATATCGACGGGCGGGTGCTCCAGAATCATAACGGAGACATCGTCCGGGGGTTCTACGCAGCAGGCGAGTGTGCCTGCGTAAGCGTCCACGGTGCGAACCGTCTGGGCACGAACTCGCTGCTCGATCTTATCGTCTTCGGACGTCGAGGTGGGAAAGCGATCGTCGAATTCCTCAAGACTGCCGAGCACGCACCGCTTCCGAAGGATGCCGGCCAGTACACCCGCGCAATCGTCGCCGATATCAAGAGTCGCACGAGCGGTGAGAACGGCGCTTCCATCCGTACCGAGATGCAAGAAAGCATGATGGAAGATGTCGGCATCTTCCGTGACGACAAGGGTTTGAAGCGTACACTTTCAAAGTTAGACGAACTACAGGAGCGGTTCAAGCGCATTAAGATCGACGACAAGGGGATGCAGTTCAATACCGACGTCCTCGAAGCGATTGAGCTTGGCAACCTACTCGAAACCGCCAAGATCGTGACCGCTTGCGCGGAAAACCGTAAAGAATCGCGCGGTGGCCACGCCCGTGAAGACTTCCCGGATCGTGACGACGTAAACTACCTGAAGCACACGATGGCCTATCGCGGTGCGGACGGAAGTGTGAAGATCGACTATAAGCCGGTCGTCATCACGAAGTATCAACCGAAGAAGCGCGTCTATTGA
- a CDS encoding S41 family peptidase yields the protein MKYVLLLVLVFVMTGCTDLLLGPQESAKPTAVFDAFWKEFDARYSYFDVFSVNWDSLYSLYRPRISNDMPDSALAATLDSLIVPLHDAHVSLYGAANGKQFSYNSNRRVSDSTFGFSENVVSSYYLGPSARLGGYGEVVYGSINDSLGYMHIGTFIDGDDSRGWADRFEYLLDSLRDKKALIVDIRGNGGGSVGNFRTLASEFIPTARPVLQVQFRNGPAHSDFSQPEPEVLSPKGKHPWTKPVALLTDRYSISAAEWFTLALRTVPSIIQIGDTTNGSFSGRLDRELANGWLYSMSIERVTDVNGISFEGKGIPPHIVVARPKITTTNRITNDVVLDRAIEELSK from the coding sequence ATGAAGTATGTGCTCCTTCTCGTACTGGTGTTCGTCATGACGGGATGTACCGATCTGTTGCTTGGTCCGCAAGAATCGGCCAAACCCACCGCGGTGTTCGATGCGTTCTGGAAGGAGTTCGACGCACGATACTCTTATTTCGATGTGTTCTCTGTGAATTGGGACTCGTTGTATTCTCTCTACCGCCCACGCATCAGCAACGATATGCCCGACTCGGCACTCGCCGCTACGCTCGACTCGCTTATTGTACCATTACACGACGCTCATGTATCGCTCTACGGTGCAGCAAATGGCAAGCAGTTTTCTTACAACTCCAATCGTCGCGTAAGCGATTCGACATTCGGCTTTTCAGAAAATGTCGTTAGCTCCTATTACCTCGGTCCCAGTGCTCGCCTCGGCGGATATGGAGAGGTCGTTTACGGATCGATCAATGACTCACTGGGATACATGCATATCGGAACATTTATCGATGGTGACGATAGCCGAGGGTGGGCCGACCGTTTTGAATATCTACTCGACTCGCTGCGCGACAAAAAAGCACTCATTGTAGATATCCGAGGAAATGGAGGCGGATCAGTAGGAAACTTCCGAACCCTCGCTTCTGAGTTTATCCCTACGGCCCGTCCGGTGCTTCAGGTACAATTTCGCAACGGGCCAGCTCATTCCGACTTTTCGCAACCCGAACCCGAAGTATTATCCCCGAAGGGGAAGCATCCCTGGACAAAGCCCGTCGCCCTGCTAACCGACCGCTACTCAATCAGTGCCGCCGAATGGTTTACACTTGCATTACGCACCGTCCCGAGCATTATCCAGATCGGGGACACGACGAACGGCTCGTTTTCCGGTCGCCTGGATCGAGAACTCGCCAACGGGTGGTTATACTCCATGTCCATCGAGCGCGTCACCGATGTGAACGGCATATCGTTCGAGGGAAAGGGAATCCCGCCGCATATTGTGGTCGCACGTCCTAAAATCACTACTACTAATCGTATCACCAACGACGTGGTGCTTGATCGGGCTATTGAAGAACTCAGTAAATAG